A genomic window from Terriglobia bacterium includes:
- a CDS encoding energy transducer TonB, with product MAFFLPVLWLVDPYAHSQNVRVARPLGLRPDRKARDGVRPWRFEPALKDGRPVALQINVEVNFRLYENSSL from the coding sequence GTGGCCTTTTTTCTCCCAGTGCTGTGGTTGGTGGACCCCTACGCCCACTCGCAGAATGTCAGGGTCGCCCGCCCGCTCGGCTTGCGCCCGGATCGGAAGGCTAGGGATGGCGTGCGCCCGTGGAGGTTCGAGCCCGCCCTGAAGGACGGCCGCCCGGTGGCGCTGCAGATCAACGTCGAAGTAAACTTCAGGCTCTACGAGAATAGTTCGCTGTAG